A single Mangrovimonas sp. YM274 DNA region contains:
- a CDS encoding DUF4270 domain-containing protein, translating to MKKKTIALKNIAVLAVLSLAAIGCNEDFSTLDSDLINSDNNSHFNSETSLYDVITYNRALGGEGDQFRPVQTNNLPSSLLGIYDDPTYGRTTASFVTQLAQSTSDPSFGEGTQIDSVVMTIPYFSNVTGIADEGGNTYELDSIFGDGHIKLSLFESNYFLRGFDPSSEFDESQRYYSNKATSLTEMIDPATLEGTPITEVPSLTEPPTLDNFRPSEGQIVLTQPSEVEEGQEPENEVSERLAPALRVKLNPSYWHQKIIAKEGDPVLSNSNNFNDYFRGIYFKVEAIGDSGNMSMLNLSSSSANITIYYTKDPSVEDGDRIEATYTLTFTGNSVNFFDNAFNLPLMDGNELDGDEKLYLKGGQGSMAIVKLFDGENIDENPENTNTFENFKNFFAQTDEDGNFVKRKRLINEANLVFYVDQSQVNGQEPDRIYLYDIDNERYLADYLGDIPSTTSPLYSRTNHLGKLERVNDEVTGEGVKYKLRITEHVKSLIENDSTNVKLGLVVSTNVNLEINNSTGAATKQAKILTQDDVKVPVSSILSPRGTVLYGNNTADEEKKVYLEIFYTEPEN from the coding sequence ATGAAAAAGAAAACAATTGCCCTAAAAAACATTGCGGTACTGGCAGTACTATCGTTGGCTGCTATTGGCTGTAATGAGGATTTTTCAACTCTGGATTCGGATCTTATCAATAGCGATAACAATTCCCATTTTAATTCAGAAACAAGCCTATACGATGTAATTACCTACAATAGAGCTTTAGGAGGAGAAGGAGATCAATTTAGACCGGTTCAAACCAACAATTTACCTTCCTCCCTTTTAGGGATTTATGACGATCCTACTTATGGTCGTACCACGGCAAGTTTTGTAACCCAATTAGCGCAATCCACCTCTGACCCTAGCTTTGGTGAAGGCACCCAAATTGACTCTGTAGTTATGACCATTCCTTACTTCAGCAATGTCACCGGTATTGCTGACGAAGGAGGGAACACCTATGAATTGGATTCTATCTTTGGAGATGGACACATTAAACTATCACTTTTTGAAAGCAATTATTTCTTGAGAGGTTTTGATCCCAGCTCCGAGTTTGATGAGAGCCAACGCTATTATTCCAATAAGGCTACCTCCTTAACCGAAATGATTGATCCTGCCACTTTGGAAGGCACACCGATTACGGAAGTACCTAGCTTAACCGAACCTCCAACACTTGACAACTTCAGACCTAGTGAAGGACAAATAGTACTTACGCAACCCTCAGAAGTTGAAGAAGGTCAGGAACCTGAAAACGAAGTTAGCGAGCGTTTGGCTCCAGCCTTAAGAGTAAAATTAAATCCTAGTTATTGGCACCAAAAAATAATTGCAAAGGAAGGGGATCCTGTATTGAGTAATTCAAACAATTTCAACGATTACTTTAGAGGTATTTATTTTAAGGTAGAAGCTATTGGTGATTCCGGAAATATGTCCATGCTCAACTTGTCTTCCTCCTCAGCAAACATTACAATTTATTATACCAAAGACCCTAGTGTTGAAGATGGAGATAGAATAGAAGCTACTTACACCCTAACCTTTACCGGCAATAGTGTAAACTTTTTCGACAATGCATTCAACCTTCCTTTAATGGATGGTAATGAATTGGATGGAGACGAAAAATTATATCTTAAAGGCGGACAAGGTTCCATGGCCATTGTAAAATTGTTTGACGGTGAAAATATTGATGAAAACCCAGAAAACACAAATACCTTCGAAAATTTCAAAAACTTCTTTGCCCAAACAGACGAAGACGGAAACTTTGTTAAGAGAAAACGATTGATTAATGAGGCTAATCTTGTTTTTTATGTAGATCAATCCCAGGTAAATGGCCAAGAACCGGATCGTATCTATCTTTACGACATCGATAATGAGAGATACCTAGCCGATTACTTGGGAGACATCCCTAGTACAACTTCCCCTCTTTATTCTAGAACAAACCACTTAGGCAAACTGGAACGCGTCAATGACGAAGTCACAGGTGAAGGTGTCAAGTATAAATTAAGAATTACGGAACACGTAAAAAGCCTCATAGAAAACGACTCTACAAATGTAAAATTAGGTTTGGTAGTGTCCACCAATGTAAATTTGGAAATCAACAATAGCACTGGTGCTGCCACTAAACAGGCCAAAATATTAACCCAAGATGATGTGAAAGTCCCTGTAAGTTCCATCCTATCCCCTAGAGGAACGGTTCTTTACGGAAACAATACAGCGGACGAGGAGAAGAAGGTATATTTAGAAATTTTTTACACGGAACCAGAAAATTAA
- a CDS encoding glycogen/starch synthase: protein MKDKRILYVSSEVVPYLPETEISSMSFEAPKMVNKQGGQIRIFMPRYGNINERRHQLHEVIRLSGINLVINDLDMPLIIKVASIPKERIQVYFIDNEEYFKRKATLTDEEGKLFPDNDERAIFFAKGVIETVKKLNWSPDIIHVNGWMASLLPLYLKEFYKNEPLFNESKIVTSVYNQSFDGTLDSEMINKIKFDNIDEGLVKALETPNYNNIMKVAIDHSDALIQGSESIPDELTEYLKASGKPVLDYYAPDEFMEPYTEFYTTEVLK, encoded by the coding sequence ATGAAAGATAAGCGAATATTGTATGTGTCTTCCGAAGTTGTACCATATTTACCAGAAACAGAGATCTCATCAATGTCATTTGAAGCTCCCAAAATGGTAAACAAACAAGGAGGCCAGATACGAATATTTATGCCTAGGTATGGTAACATTAATGAAAGAAGACACCAATTACACGAAGTAATACGCCTTTCAGGTATCAACCTAGTGATTAACGATTTAGACATGCCATTGATTATCAAAGTGGCCTCTATCCCTAAAGAACGTATCCAGGTTTATTTTATTGACAACGAAGAATATTTCAAGCGAAAAGCGACCTTGACAGACGAGGAAGGAAAGTTATTTCCAGACAACGACGAACGCGCTATATTTTTTGCAAAAGGGGTGATTGAAACCGTTAAAAAACTCAATTGGTCACCAGACATCATTCACGTAAATGGATGGATGGCTTCTTTGCTTCCGCTATATTTAAAAGAGTTTTATAAGAACGAACCTCTTTTCAATGAAAGTAAAATTGTAACTTCGGTATACAATCAAAGCTTCGATGGAACGTTAGATAGTGAAATGATCAATAAAATAAAGTTTGACAATATCGATGAAGGTCTGGTTAAAGCTTTAGAAACACCTAATTACAACAACATCATGAAAGTGGCCATAGACCACTCTGACGCGTTGATTCAAGGTTCTGAAAGCATCCCAGACGAATTGACAGAATATTTAAAAGCTTCCGGCAAACCCGTACTCGACTACTATGCTCCAGATGAATTTATGGAGCCATATACAGAGTTTTACACTACCGAAGTATTAAAATAG
- a CDS encoding alpha/beta hydrolase-fold protein translates to MMNRNLLFVLALLAFSVSFAQVTREKFQSRKLNTTREIKIKLPAGYDPSSPLKHPVIVVFDGDYLFEAVAGQVAFQTYFDEMPKSIIVGIEQGKQRFYDSYYDEVTGMPIESGERFYRFVSEELLPYIDGKFNTSKFRVAVGHNVMGNFINSFLLSADPMFHAYVNLSPDFKGEMKENVVSRLKWIDEDIFYYMVTSDHDLSSLKGNIREVDANLKGAKNNSLTYYFDEFKGDTHYMLVTGGISKALDKIFELYKPLDEKELKEKVFPYEGTLDRYIVDRYERIEDLFGIYKPISEEEFEKIVQVAEERKDIESLEKIGKLANKQDPNSSLGTYYLALYAEKIGKTKKAVKLYESALELNEMAHIDKDFILSKVEDLKFAAEEVEEEADN, encoded by the coding sequence ATGATGAATAGAAATCTACTTTTTGTCTTAGCACTACTTGCCTTTAGTGTTAGTTTTGCCCAGGTTACACGAGAAAAGTTTCAGTCCAGAAAACTAAATACTACTCGAGAAATAAAAATTAAATTGCCAGCAGGCTATGATCCAAGTTCGCCGTTAAAGCACCCTGTAATTGTGGTGTTTGATGGCGATTATCTTTTTGAGGCGGTTGCTGGTCAGGTTGCTTTTCAAACGTATTTCGATGAAATGCCAAAATCCATTATTGTAGGGATTGAGCAGGGAAAGCAAAGGTTCTATGACAGTTATTACGATGAAGTAACTGGTATGCCAATAGAATCTGGGGAGCGCTTCTATAGATTTGTTTCCGAGGAATTGCTGCCATACATAGATGGCAAGTTTAATACCAGTAAATTTAGAGTGGCAGTTGGGCATAATGTAATGGGTAACTTTATTAATTCTTTTCTGTTAAGTGCAGATCCAATGTTTCATGCTTATGTGAATTTAAGCCCAGACTTTAAAGGTGAAATGAAAGAAAATGTCGTGTCTCGATTAAAGTGGATTGATGAGGATATTTTCTATTACATGGTAACAAGCGATCATGATTTATCTTCCTTAAAAGGCAATATTCGTGAGGTTGATGCTAATTTAAAAGGGGCTAAGAACAATTCGCTTACCTATTATTTTGATGAGTTCAAAGGCGATACGCACTACATGTTGGTTACGGGGGGTATTTCAAAAGCTTTGGATAAAATTTTTGAGCTTTACAAGCCATTGGATGAAAAGGAACTCAAAGAGAAAGTGTTCCCTTACGAAGGAACCTTGGATCGATATATTGTAGATAGATACGAGAGAATTGAAGATCTTTTTGGAATCTATAAGCCAATTAGTGAAGAGGAATTTGAGAAAATTGTACAGGTGGCCGAAGAGCGTAAAGACATCGAGTCTTTAGAAAAAATTGGGAAGTTGGCAAATAAGCAGGATCCAAACTCTTCTTTAGGAACTTATTATTTGGCACTATATGCTGAAAAAATAGGGAAAACTAAAAAGGCGGTTAAATTATATGAAAGTGCTTTGGAGCTAAATGAAATGGCTCATATAGATAAAGATTTTATTTTGTCGAAAGTAGAAGATTTAAAGTTTGCTGCTGAAGAAGTCGAAGAAGAAGCAGACAACTAA
- the panC gene encoding pantoate--beta-alanine ligase encodes MRIYYKSSELKSTVEELKSQGRSIGLVPTMGALHQGHLSLTKQAMDENDAVVVSIFVNPTQFNNPEDLEKYPRMLETDVECLKELSEDIMVFAPSVEDIYGTEVTSTAFSYDGLEHEMEGRFRNGHFDGVGTIVKRLFEIGQPDKAYFGEKDFQQLMIIKKLVEKYEIPVNVIGCPIYREADGLAMSSRNIRLTPAHREAAPFIYKTLQTAKKKFGTESAKAVTEWVENEFASNELLELEYFIIADEQTLKTITEKTNTNSYRGFIAVYAGDVRLIDNIALN; translated from the coding sequence GTGAGAATTTATTACAAATCCAGTGAGTTAAAAAGCACTGTCGAAGAATTAAAATCCCAAGGAAGAAGCATTGGATTGGTGCCTACCATGGGAGCTCTGCATCAAGGACACCTGTCCTTAACCAAGCAGGCAATGGACGAAAATGATGCCGTAGTGGTCAGCATTTTCGTGAACCCTACCCAATTTAATAATCCGGAAGATCTTGAAAAATATCCAAGAATGCTGGAAACGGATGTTGAGTGTTTGAAGGAACTTAGTGAGGATATCATGGTATTTGCGCCTTCTGTGGAGGATATCTATGGAACCGAGGTGACTTCAACCGCTTTTTCTTACGATGGATTGGAGCACGAAATGGAAGGGCGTTTTAGGAACGGACATTTTGACGGAGTTGGAACCATTGTAAAACGTTTGTTTGAAATTGGACAGCCCGATAAAGCTTATTTTGGAGAAAAGGATTTTCAGCAGTTGATGATCATTAAAAAGTTGGTTGAGAAATACGAGATTCCAGTAAATGTTATAGGTTGTCCCATTTACAGGGAAGCTGATGGTTTGGCAATGAGCTCTAGAAACATTCGATTGACACCTGCTCACAGAGAGGCTGCGCCCTTTATCTACAAAACGCTGCAGACTGCCAAAAAGAAGTTTGGCACAGAAAGTGCTAAGGCAGTTACCGAATGGGTTGAAAACGAATTTGCGTCTAATGAATTATTGGAACTGGAATATTTCATTATTGCAGATGAGCAAACCCTAAAGACGATTACAGAAAAAACTAATACAAATTCATATCGCGGTTTTATCGCTGTATATGCGGGTGATGTTAGGCTTATAGATAACATTGCTTTAAATTAA
- the glmS gene encoding glutamine--fructose-6-phosphate transaminase (isomerizing), whose product MCGIVGYIGHRDAHPIIIKGLKRLEYRGYDSAGIALFDNCEIKLSKTKGKVTDLEDRISKEITTEGTLGIGHTRWATHGVPNDINSHPHLSNSGNLVIIHNGIIENYESLKKELIQRGFTFKSDTDTEVLVNLIEDVMQKENLKLGKAVQVALNQVIGAYAIAVFDKTKPNEIVVARLGSPLAIGIGEGEFFIASDASPFLEYTKNAVYLEDEEMAIIRRDKDIKIRKIYDDTKVDPYIQQLQLNLEQIEKGGYPHFMLKEIYEQPSAILDTFRGRLLTDQAIIKMAGVEDNMKKFLNAERIIIVACGTSWHAGLVAEYIFEDLARIPVEVEYASEFRYRNPIITEKDIVIAISQSGETADTLAAIKLAKSKGAFVFGVCNVVGSSIARETDAGAYTHAGPEIGVASTKAFTTQITVLSLIALRLARAKGTISSSDFRHHLIELELIPEKVQKALESDEIVKKIADIYKDSKNCLYLGRGYNFPVALEGALKLKEISYIHAEGYPAAEMKHGPIALIDENMPIVVIATKKGHYEKVVSNIQEIKSRKGKIIGIVMEGDESVKELADHVIEVPETLESLSPLLTTIPLQLLSYHIAVMLGKNVDQPRNLAKSVTVE is encoded by the coding sequence ATGTGCGGCATTGTAGGGTACATTGGGCATCGTGACGCCCATCCCATCATTATAAAAGGACTTAAGCGACTAGAATATAGAGGGTATGACAGTGCGGGAATCGCACTTTTTGATAATTGCGAGATCAAACTTTCCAAGACAAAAGGAAAAGTAACTGACCTAGAAGATCGGATCAGTAAAGAAATAACAACAGAAGGAACCTTAGGAATAGGCCACACGCGTTGGGCAACCCATGGAGTTCCCAACGATATCAATTCACATCCTCATCTTTCTAACTCAGGGAATTTGGTAATCATTCATAATGGAATTATTGAAAACTATGAATCCTTAAAGAAAGAATTGATTCAAAGAGGGTTTACATTCAAATCAGATACCGATACCGAAGTATTGGTCAACCTGATTGAGGATGTCATGCAAAAAGAAAACCTAAAGCTTGGCAAAGCGGTTCAAGTTGCTTTAAATCAAGTCATCGGTGCTTATGCCATTGCAGTTTTTGACAAGACCAAACCTAATGAAATTGTCGTTGCTAGATTGGGAAGCCCATTAGCCATTGGTATTGGTGAAGGAGAATTCTTTATTGCCAGTGATGCGTCTCCTTTCCTAGAATACACCAAAAATGCGGTATATCTTGAAGATGAGGAGATGGCTATTATCCGTCGTGACAAGGACATCAAAATTCGAAAAATCTACGACGACACCAAAGTAGATCCTTATATTCAACAGTTACAACTAAACCTTGAGCAAATTGAAAAAGGAGGTTACCCTCATTTCATGCTTAAGGAAATATACGAGCAGCCAAGCGCTATCTTGGACACCTTTAGAGGGCGCTTGCTAACTGACCAAGCCATTATAAAAATGGCTGGTGTAGAGGACAACATGAAAAAATTCCTCAATGCAGAAAGAATTATAATTGTAGCCTGCGGAACATCATGGCATGCAGGTTTAGTTGCCGAATATATTTTTGAAGATTTGGCAAGAATTCCTGTTGAAGTTGAATATGCTTCGGAATTCAGATATAGAAATCCTATCATTACTGAGAAAGATATCGTGATTGCTATTTCACAATCCGGTGAAACAGCAGACACCTTGGCAGCCATCAAATTGGCAAAATCCAAGGGCGCCTTTGTATTTGGAGTTTGCAATGTAGTAGGATCTTCCATCGCTAGAGAAACCGATGCGGGAGCGTACACTCATGCAGGACCTGAAATTGGGGTGGCATCCACTAAAGCATTTACCACTCAAATTACTGTACTGTCCTTGATAGCCCTGAGATTGGCAAGAGCTAAAGGTACCATTTCTAGTTCCGACTTCCGTCATCATTTAATTGAATTGGAACTCATTCCTGAAAAAGTACAAAAGGCATTGGAGTCTGATGAAATTGTTAAAAAAATTGCAGATATCTACAAAGATTCCAAAAACTGCCTTTACCTAGGAAGAGGATACAATTTCCCTGTTGCATTGGAAGGCGCTCTGAAACTTAAAGAGATTTCGTACATACATGCAGAGGGCTACCCTGCAGCGGAAATGAAGCACGGTCCAATTGCCTTGATAGATGAAAACATGCCAATTGTTGTTATTGCTACCAAAAAAGGACATTATGAAAAAGTGGTAAGTAACATACAAGAAATTAAATCAAGAAAAGGAAAAATCATAGGAATTGTAATGGAGGGTGACGAGAGTGTTAAGGAATTGGCTGATCACGTCATTGAAGTTCCTGAAACTTTAGAGTCTTTATCACCGTTATTAACCACTATTCCACTTCAATTACTATCGTACCATATAGCCGTAATGCTAGGAAAAAATGTGGATCAACCACGAAATTTAGCAAAATCGGTGACCGTGGAATAA
- a CDS encoding alpha/beta hydrolase produces the protein MHKFFTLLVFVLGFQVLHSQVLFETMESSILGETRELKIQLPSNYNPEDKTEYPLIIVFDGDYLFEPVIGNVNYQSYWGEMPKCIVVGINQASSREIDFFYDDETYFPAHEGARFFEFVGVELIPYIESKFKASKFRIGVGHNLSANFMNYYVFKEFPIFRAFVEFSPDLAPEMANRLEQRLNNIPIDTFFYLATAENDLGNLNESIVNLDRTISAIENPKLHYRFDNFDDANHYSLVGLAIPKAMNQIFSLYKPINKKEYSEKVLTYEGSPYEYLMKKYEDIELFYGFEKKVVEIDLKAISAASKKKGDMESLKNVSKLAKKEYPDSMISAYYQGMYYEEEGNLKKALQYYQSGLMLNESEYIDKDMLLEKVYSIKDQN, from the coding sequence ATGCATAAGTTTTTCACGCTTTTGGTATTTGTTTTGGGCTTTCAGGTTTTGCATTCCCAAGTGCTGTTCGAAACGATGGAGTCATCCATTTTAGGGGAGACTAGGGAATTAAAAATTCAGTTGCCTTCCAATTACAACCCTGAAGACAAAACAGAGTATCCACTTATCATTGTATTTGATGGGGATTATCTTTTTGAACCAGTAATTGGTAATGTTAATTACCAGTCTTATTGGGGAGAAATGCCAAAGTGTATTGTAGTAGGGATTAACCAAGCGTCAAGTAGGGAGATAGACTTCTTTTACGATGATGAAACCTACTTTCCTGCTCATGAAGGAGCACGTTTTTTTGAGTTTGTTGGGGTAGAGTTGATCCCGTATATTGAGAGTAAGTTTAAAGCGTCAAAATTCAGAATTGGGGTAGGACATAACTTAAGCGCTAATTTTATGAACTATTATGTGTTTAAGGAATTCCCGATTTTTAGAGCCTTTGTGGAATTTAGCCCTGATTTGGCTCCGGAAATGGCTAATCGTTTGGAGCAGCGTTTGAATAACATTCCTATTGACACCTTCTTTTATTTGGCGACTGCCGAGAATGATTTGGGCAACTTAAACGAGAGTATTGTCAATCTTGATAGAACGATAAGTGCTATTGAAAATCCAAAATTGCATTACAGGTTTGATAATTTTGATGATGCCAATCACTATTCATTGGTAGGGCTTGCCATACCAAAGGCCATGAATCAGATATTTTCCTTATACAAGCCAATCAATAAAAAGGAATATTCCGAAAAGGTACTTACTTATGAAGGGTCTCCTTACGAGTATTTAATGAAAAAATACGAGGATATTGAATTGTTTTATGGTTTTGAGAAAAAGGTTGTGGAAATAGATTTAAAGGCTATTTCGGCAGCCTCTAAGAAAAAAGGAGATATGGAATCTTTGAAAAATGTCTCTAAATTGGCCAAAAAAGAATATCCGGATTCCATGATAAGTGCTTATTATCAAGGCATGTATTATGAAGAAGAAGGTAACTTAAAGAAGGCCCTGCAATACTACCAATCAGGCCTGATGTTAAATGAGTCTGAGTACATTGACAAGGATATGTTATTGGAAAAGGTTTACAGTATTAAAGACCAAAATTAA
- the panD gene encoding aspartate 1-decarboxylase — translation MQIQVVKSKIHRVKCTGADLNYIGSITIDEDLMDAANIIQGEKVQIVNNDNGERLETYVIPGPRNSGEITLNGAAARKVAVGDTLILITYAFMDIEEAKTFKPALVFPNEANNLLN, via the coding sequence ATGCAAATTCAAGTAGTAAAATCTAAGATTCATAGAGTTAAATGTACAGGTGCAGATCTTAATTACATTGGTAGTATTACCATTGACGAAGATCTTATGGATGCCGCTAATATTATTCAAGGAGAGAAAGTTCAGATTGTGAATAACGATAACGGCGAGCGATTGGAAACTTATGTAATTCCTGGACCTCGTAACAGTGGTGAAATTACCTTAAATGGAGCAGCTGCTCGTAAGGTGGCTGTTGGTGATACGTTGATTTTGATCACTTATGCCTTTATGGATATTGAAGAGGCTAAGACCTTCAAGCCCGCATTGGTGTTTCCCAACGAAGCTAATAACTTGTTAAACTAA
- the radA gene encoding DNA repair protein RadA translates to MAKVKTTFYCQNCGTQYSKWQGQCTACKEWNTIAEEVLQTPEKSGWKTPDSTSVKRVAKPLLINEIDASQDARIDVVDKEFNRVLGGGLVPGSLTLLGGEPGIGKSTLLLQMALRLPYKTLYVSGEESQKQIKMRAERINPVASNCYILTETKTQNIFKQIEDLQPDVVVVDSIQTLHSDYIESSAGSISQIKECTTELIKFAKETATPVILVGHITKDGHIAGPKILEHMVDTVLQFEGDRNHVFRILRANKNRFGSTNELGIYEMQGAGLREVSNPSEILISRKDDELSGNAVAATLEGMRPLMIEVQALVSTAVYGTPQRSATGFNAKRLNMLLAVLEKRAGFRLGAKDVFLNITGGITVDDPAIDLGVVAAILSSNEDEALPKDYCFAAEVGLSGEIRPVQRVEQRILEAEKLGFSTIFVSKYNKISLKKTTIKIQMISKIEDLVGFIV, encoded by the coding sequence ATGGCCAAAGTAAAAACAACATTCTATTGTCAAAATTGTGGAACGCAATATTCCAAGTGGCAAGGGCAGTGTACAGCTTGCAAAGAGTGGAACACCATTGCAGAAGAAGTGTTGCAAACTCCAGAAAAGAGTGGATGGAAAACACCGGATTCAACTTCTGTTAAACGTGTGGCAAAACCTTTGCTCATAAATGAAATTGATGCTTCTCAAGATGCTCGGATAGATGTTGTGGATAAAGAATTTAATAGAGTACTGGGAGGTGGTTTAGTGCCAGGGTCTTTAACACTTTTGGGAGGGGAGCCTGGAATTGGAAAAAGTACATTGTTACTACAAATGGCTTTGCGATTGCCTTATAAAACACTTTATGTATCTGGTGAGGAAAGTCAAAAGCAGATAAAAATGCGTGCCGAACGCATCAATCCAGTCGCTAGTAATTGTTATATTTTAACGGAAACCAAAACCCAAAATATCTTTAAGCAGATTGAAGATTTGCAACCGGATGTGGTGGTGGTGGATTCTATTCAAACACTGCATAGTGATTATATTGAATCCTCTGCGGGTAGTATTTCCCAAATTAAGGAATGTACTACTGAACTTATCAAATTCGCCAAAGAAACGGCAACCCCGGTAATTCTTGTTGGTCACATTACCAAAGATGGACACATTGCTGGGCCTAAAATTTTAGAGCATATGGTGGATACGGTGTTGCAGTTTGAGGGAGACCGAAACCATGTGTTTAGAATTTTGCGAGCCAATAAAAACCGTTTTGGATCCACTAACGAATTGGGGATTTATGAAATGCAGGGAGCAGGTTTAAGGGAGGTTAGTAATCCATCGGAAATTCTTATTTCTAGAAAAGATGATGAACTCTCTGGGAATGCCGTGGCAGCCACTTTGGAAGGGATGCGTCCTTTGATGATCGAAGTTCAGGCTTTGGTGAGTACGGCGGTTTATGGAACACCGCAGCGTAGTGCCACGGGGTTTAATGCCAAACGTCTCAACATGTTGTTGGCAGTGTTGGAAAAACGTGCCGGTTTTAGGTTGGGAGCCAAAGACGTATTCTTAAATATCACGGGAGGAATTACCGTTGACGATCCCGCAATCGACCTTGGGGTCGTGGCGGCTATCCTGTCATCAAATGAAGATGAAGCTTTACCAAAAGATTATTGTTTTGCTGCCGAGGTTGGTCTCTCTGGTGAAATCAGACCGGTTCAGCGAGTTGAACAGCGTATTTTAGAAGCTGAGAAACTAGGGTTTTCAACCATTTTTGTGTCCAAATACAATAAAATATCACTCAAAAAAACAACTATTAAAATTCAAATGATTTCTAAAATTGAAGACTTGGTAGGCTTTATTGTATAA
- a CDS encoding lysylphosphatidylglycerol synthase transmembrane domain-containing protein, with translation MNSKLKTILKLALPLLLGVVLVWYSLSKISIGELISHFKKANYFWIALGIIFGFFSHLSRAYRWKFLLEPLGYHPKMPNRLMAVFAGYLVNFTIPRAGEVTRATVLTNYESVPFEKGFGTIVSERVADLVVLLLIILVTLFLEFEFIYNFFINKFDTFKVLSAAGLLVVLASGMIIYFKNGKSQFAIKVRAFVIGLMEGVLSIVKMKKKWAFIGHTFFIWIMYLLMFYVTSLGIEDLQPIPLAAILVGFISATFSIAATNGGIGSYPEAVVLAFMLFALPEDSSRAFGWIMWSTQTLMLTLLGGMSLICLPIYNRTK, from the coding sequence TTGAATTCGAAGCTTAAAACCATCCTTAAATTAGCACTGCCATTATTGTTGGGTGTTGTTTTAGTATGGTATTCGCTGTCCAAAATTTCAATAGGGGAACTAATCTCACATTTTAAAAAGGCAAACTATTTTTGGATTGCCTTAGGAATTATTTTTGGGTTTTTTAGCCACTTGTCAAGGGCCTATCGTTGGAAGTTTTTGCTGGAACCATTGGGGTACCACCCCAAAATGCCTAATCGATTGATGGCTGTCTTTGCGGGTTACTTGGTGAATTTTACCATTCCAAGGGCAGGCGAAGTAACAAGGGCTACGGTACTTACCAATTATGAAAGCGTGCCTTTTGAAAAGGGGTTTGGAACTATAGTCTCAGAGCGAGTGGCCGATCTTGTGGTGTTGCTTCTCATTATTCTAGTGACTTTGTTTTTGGAGTTTGAATTCATTTATAATTTCTTCATAAATAAATTTGATACCTTTAAGGTGCTTTCTGCTGCAGGTTTACTAGTTGTATTAGCCTCAGGGATGATTATCTACTTTAAAAACGGGAAATCCCAGTTTGCAATTAAGGTAAGGGCATTTGTAATAGGACTGATGGAAGGGGTGTTGAGTATTGTAAAAATGAAGAAGAAATGGGCCTTCATTGGTCATACCTTTTTTATTTGGATTATGTACTTGTTGATGTTTTATGTCACGTCTTTGGGTATAGAAGATTTACAGCCCATCCCTTTAGCGGCTATTTTGGTAGGATTTATTTCGGCAACATTTAGTATTGCAGCTACAAATGGGGGGATTGGTTCGTATCCAGAAGCGGTGGTTTTGGCTTTCATGCTGTTTGCGCTGCCAGAAGACTCCAGTAGGGCATTTGGGTGGATTATGTGGTCCACACAAACCTTAATGCTTACACTTTTGGGAGGAATGTCTTTAATTTGCCTTCCAATCTATAATAGAACCAAATAA